One region of Salvia miltiorrhiza cultivar Shanhuang (shh) chromosome 3, IMPLAD_Smil_shh, whole genome shotgun sequence genomic DNA includes:
- the LOC131014501 gene encoding transcription factor bHLH36-like, translating to MFPNSSDGIDDASIFLEQDKLLEDLLADCPILDGNDNPKKSVKKRPIEAENNSNGSSESKKTAHRFTEKQRRQEMAALYASLRSLLPLEYIKGKRAISDHMHQAVNYINDMKKKIEELKPRREGLRNVVGTADEAESQTSNATDSSPYCVKINVFTDGVEILISSSLNKGCFPLSMVLADLLNRQLDVINCVSSRGDQCYLHKIHIQLNDSASIDLSELQEGLVNVLKLG from the exons ATGTTTCCTAATTCGAGCGATGGAATTGACGATGCTTCGATATTTTTGGAGCAAGATAAATTACTGGAAGATCTGCTTGCAGATTGTCCCATTTTAGATGGCAATGACAATCCTAAAAAGAGTGTCAAAAAGAGGCCCATTGAAGCTGAAAATAACAGCAATGGCAGCAGCGAATCCAAGAAGACTGCTCATAGATTTACTGAGAAGCAGAGAAGGCAAGAAATGGCAGCCCTTTATGCTTCTCTCAGATCCCTTCTCCCTCTTGAATACATCAAG GGAAAGCGCGCTATATCTGATCATATGCACCAGGCCGTGAATTACATCAACGATATGAAGAAGAAAATCGAAGAACTGAAACCAAGGAGAGAGGGTTTGAGGAATGTAGTAGGAACTGCTGATGAAGCTGAGAGTCAAACCTCAAATGCTACTGATTCCTCGCCTTACTGTGTTAAGATAAATGTATTCACAGATGGGGTTGAGATCTTGATTAGTAGTAGCCTCAATAAAGGATGTTTCCCTCTTTCTATGGTGCTTGCCGATTTGCTTAATAGACAGCTCGATGTAATCAACTGCGTTTCTTCAAGAGGCGACCAATGTTACCTCCACAAAATTCACATTCAG CTTAATGATTCTGCAAGCATTGATCTATCTGAGCTACAAGAGGGACTGGTGAATGTGCTTAAACTTGGTTGA